The genomic stretch AATCAAGCGATTTTGTATAATAAGTAAAGTAAGTCACTGAGAAAAGTATTCTAGTAAGGATGAGTCTCAATTAAGGACTTTAGGTGTTGTTCTAGTTTAAGTGTATTTTGGAAGTCTAAATTGAGATCATGATTAACTCCTAAGGTCGGGAACTCCTAAGATCAggaagacaagatctaattaataatattattgctCACTTATTCCTCATCTTCTTATCAATGTCTTTATAAATTGATATTTCAAACATAATTGACATTTGACTTGTGAAACAGACTTATATAGTTATACTTATTTATATCCGTATCGGTTCACAATGTATTATTAAGTAGGGTAGTTTGgtcgataaaaaaaatattaaaattaaaaagtatatatttttcttaaaaaaatattctttaaaaagttTCTTCTTCACTTCATACCCTTTGTTCTTAGTTTTCAGATGATTTGACCGTTCCAATTTGACTATGCCCGGGTCACGTTCGGATCCATGGTCTGAGCAACCTTTATTCCTTAACCGGTGATCATGTTAAACACGACTTGGACTAAATATAGTTGGGCTAGTTAGCAGGTGGCTCGGTCTAAAAGCATCCCTTTTTGAATTAGGAAATGAAACGTCATCAGTTACGCAACCGATCACAAAACAGTCATTGATTACGCATCCACCTTCCTATTTAAGCTCCTCAAATGCTTCGCCAATTTAACAGCCACTTCATCGACCCAACTACTAGTCCGTCTAAGAACCATACATGGAGAACGGGAACAACGTCGCCGCATCGCCGGAGGAGGTCCGCCGCAGCCCTGCTTTCGGATGGGCCGCCAGAGACACCTCAGGCGTCCTCTCGCCTTTCACATTCTCCCGGAGGTACTGCTAATTGTGCATGCAAATATTCTTCCGAAAGATGATCGGACGATTGCCTGAGAAGTGGTTGTCGAAATGCTTGACAGGAAAAATGGGGAGAACGATGTGACCATCAAGATCTTGTACTGCGGCATCTGCCACTCCGACCTCCACTCCGTCAAGAACGAGTGGCAAAACTCCGTCTACCCGATCGTGCCCGGGTAATTTAATTATGCATCCAGATCTTGGACTTGCTCTGTTTTCGAAATTATATTGGCGGAATTTAATTTGTTGGCGTTGCAGTCACGAGATCGTCGGCGTTGTCACCGAGGTGGGCGGCAAGGTGGACAGGTTCAAGGTGGGCGACCACGCCGGGGTGGGCTGCATGGTCAACTCCTGCCGCAGCTGCCACGAGTGCGCGGGGCACCTCGAGAACCACTGCCCCGGCATGATCTTCACCTACAATTCCACCGACGTCGACGGCACCGTCACCTACGGCGGCTACTCCGACTCCGTCGTGGTGGAGGAGCACTTCGCGGTGCGGTTCCCGGCGGGCATGCCGCTCGACCGCGGCGCGCCGCTGCTCTGCGCCGGCATCACGGTCTACAGTCCCATGAAGCGCTTCGGGTTCGACGTCCCCGGGAAGCACATCGGAGTGGTGGGCCTCGGCGGGCTGGGCCACGTCGCCGTCAAGTTCGGCAAGGCCTTCGGCGCCAAGGTGACGGTGATCAGCACGTCGCCGAGCAAAAGGCAGGAGGCCGTGGAGCGACTGGGCGCCGACGCTTTCCTGGTCAGCAAAGACCCCGATGAGATGAAGGCCGCTTGGGGAACCATGGACGGCATAATCAACACTGTCTCAGGAAATCATGAAGTGACTCCATTGCTGTCTCTTCTCAAAACTTTTGGACAAATGGTCATGGTCGGTGCACCAGAGAAGCCATTAGAGATCTATGCTTTCCCCTTACTTCTAGGTACGTAATCACCCATTGCCCTTTATCTTTCTCCATGTTCATTATTTCTGACTAGCTCTTGTGCTTTGTGCATTGGTGTTTAATTTGATCTAGTTCAGGCGGGAAATCTATCGTAGGGAGTGCAATTGGTGGGATGAAGGAGACTCAGGAGATGATAGATTTTGCGGCAGAGCACAATGTGACGGCAGATATCGAGCTTATCAGCATGGATTATGTGAACGAAGCCATGGAGAGGGTCGCAAAGGCTGATGTCCGCTATCGATTTGTTATCGATATCGGGAACACTTTGAGTGCTACTTGAGAATGTGAGGAAGTTTATCGTTGCATGAGGGAGCGCGCGACTTGAGTTTTCCGTAGTTTTTACCTTCTCATATGTATTTTAATTTACTCAAATTTGGATTTGTATTGGGAGACTAGTAGAACTGATATAAGATTTTGTTGCGGTTAAAATCCACAACCTGCCTCTAGAAGCTCAAAACTTGTTCCTTGAGACCATCTCCAAtcacaaaacatattttgatGTCATTTCAATATCAATTTGGTGTCACTTCAATatcaa from Zingiber officinale cultivar Zhangliang chromosome 5B, Zo_v1.1, whole genome shotgun sequence encodes the following:
- the LOC121986152 gene encoding probable mannitol dehydrogenase: MENGNNVAASPEEVRRSPAFGWAARDTSGVLSPFTFSRRKNGENDVTIKILYCGICHSDLHSVKNEWQNSVYPIVPGHEIVGVVTEVGGKVDRFKVGDHAGVGCMVNSCRSCHECAGHLENHCPGMIFTYNSTDVDGTVTYGGYSDSVVVEEHFAVRFPAGMPLDRGAPLLCAGITVYSPMKRFGFDVPGKHIGVVGLGGLGHVAVKFGKAFGAKVTVISTSPSKRQEAVERLGADAFLVSKDPDEMKAAWGTMDGIINTVSGNHEVTPLLSLLKTFGQMVMVGAPEKPLEIYAFPLLLGGKSIVGSAIGGMKETQEMIDFAAEHNVTADIELISMDYVNEAMERVAKADVRYRFVIDIGNTLSAT